The following proteins come from a genomic window of Megalobrama amblycephala isolate DHTTF-2021 linkage group LG1, ASM1881202v1, whole genome shotgun sequence:
- the LOC125278241 gene encoding protein NYNRIN-like, translating to MYSSKGFLNMPEYPLLVEGTMISFLVDSGATRSVLRPCDLPCEPALTNKTHGSLSVSGHYITERFTVPLKCETEGGHVLKHAFLTSKTCPVPLLGRDLMCKLNLVMVADPSGIVVKEGEQMYLKTEPKWVYKWHITETEWAKTICELGKNRTLSFGTDFMMPDNLHCTSHVVTERDQFYEKQWFEQKEDTLKLDQMFWTEKMCAISVGLSEKQLPLYLIAGECVPHISISKKNTQAWGDMGMFVKHCVETNDWEKVDETLEYSKKLRAFKSDCKHEIEVKRILTAVDKHTYENDCMTNICALDIHPALAEVPDELWAKHKYDVGLIKGCEPVIITPKSDYRPCQPQYPLKTEAILGIEPVFESLLKEGVIVPCDTSPVRTPIFPVKKIRDKGQPTEWRFVQDLQAVNSAVRARAATVPNPYTILSQIPQSATFFSVVDLANAFFSVPVDKDSAYWFAFNFKGKGYTFTRLCQGYCESPTIYNEALRRSLENLTLTPGSALLQYVDDILICAKDETTCVKDTVTLLQHLAQEGHKVSKPKLQFVKKQVTFLGHIISANSKSLSGKRVQAITEVPKPTTKKQMLSFLGMCSYCRTFIPNYAILEQPLRALTTGKELKSCDKINWTGEAEKAFADMKAQLATAPTLGLPVPTKPFVQMVDEKNGFMSSVLLQLHGDRMRPVGYFSGKLDPVAAGLPHCLRAVAAAEQAVMASREFVGYSDVTLMVPHAVSMILQEQKTSHLSTARWLRYHTILLDMPNITVKRCTVLNPATLLPTEEDGEEHHCCLTALEQICTPRPDLSDTLLENSEHILFVDGSAFRDPQTGLNKVGYAVTTEFETLTSGTLPSNFSAQAAELVALAEACKLMEGKSVTIYTDSRYAFGVAHDFGALWKHRNFLKSDGRPILNASLVSTLLDAILLPKQLAICKCAAHTNNKDFISTGNARADMAAKAAAARQSKEPECILLSETNRNALTSLQSMQAFATVAEKNLWRRCGCKLENDVWMSVDGKPCLPRHFFSHYAKCLHGRDHGGKGAMVRQMKDMWFTKGFTVVAENFCNRCVICNTHNVARGVKMPLASQPASEGPFEYLMMDFIELSPCEGKKYCLVMVDMWSKWVEVFPTSKQDAAAVAKALLTEIIPRWGIPRKISSDNGTHFVNEAIKQVGQFLGIDMRTHCSYHASSGGAVERENATIKNKLAKCCEDTGLTWIKALPIVLMYMRMRKRTRVNLSPFEIVFGRPPFMGMEGGKQQLPSTDLCEHNMLNYCKEMSSLLSDVCVQVKAAQGKPAETPLHNIKPGDYVVIRDLRRKSWKAKRWLGPFVVLLTTHTAVKVAERATWVHASHCRKVPPVIGEEEPRGEEQEAHVCAGRDQI from the coding sequence ATGTATAGCAGTAAGGGATTTTTAAACATGCCTGAATATCCCCTGCTAGTTGAAGGGACaatgatttcatttttggtaGACTCAGGGGCGACCCGATCTGTTTTGCGACCATGTGACTTGCCATGTGAACCAGCGCTAACAAACAAAACGCATGGTTCTTTGTCTGTATCAGGACATTATATAACAGAACGGTTCACTGTGCCATTAAAGTGTGAGACAGAAGGGGGCCACGTGCTGAAGCATGCATTTTTAACTTCAAAAACATGCCCAGTACCCCTTCTGGGCCGAGATTTAATGTGCAAATTAAATTTGGTAATGGTTGCAGATCCCTCGGGCATTGTAGTGAAAGAGGGTGAGCAAATGTATTTGAAAACAGAACCAAAATGGGTTTACAAATGGCACATAACCGAAACTGAGTGGGCAAAAACAATCTGTGAATTGGGGAAAAATAGAACACTGTCATTTGGTACAGATTTTATGATGCCTGACAATTTGCATTGCACGTCACATGTCGTAACAGAACGAGATCaattttatgaaaaacaatGGTTTGAACAAAAAGAAGACACTTTGAAACTTGATCAAATGTTTTGGACTGAGAAAATGTGTGCGATTTCAGTAGGCTTATCAGAAAAACAGCTTCCTCTCTATTTGATAGCAGGAGAGTGTGTGCCACACATATCAATTTCAAAGAAAAACACACAGGCCTGGGGTGACATGGGAATGTTTGTGAAGCACTGTGTTGAAACAAATGACTGGGAGAAGGTCGATGAGACTTTAGAGTACAGTAAGAAATTGAGGGCTTTTAAATCTGATTGCAAGCATGAAATTGAGGTGAAGCGAATTTTAACCGCTGTTGACAAACACACATATGAAAATGACTGTATGACAAATATTTGTGCTTTGGACATACACCCTGCGCTGGCAGAAGTGCCTGACGAGTTGTGGGCAAAGCACAAGTATGATGTGGGACTGATTAAAGGATGCGAACCGGTGATAATTACTCCCAAATCTGATTATAGACCTTGCCAACCACAATATCCATTAAAAACTGAGGCAATTTTGGGCATAGAACCAGTTTTTGAATCATTGTTAAAAGAAGGCGTAATTGTTCCATGTGACACCTCACCGGTGCGTACTCCCATCTTTCCTGTGAAAAAGATTAGAGATAAGGGTCAGCCCACTGAATGGCGTTTTGTGCAGGACCTGCAAGCTGTGAATTCAGCTGTCAGAGCGAGAGCTGCTACAGTTCCAAATCCCTACACAATCTTGTCACAAATTCCACAGAGCGCCACATTCTTTTCAGTGGTAGATTTGGCGAATGCCTTCTTTAGCGTACCAGTGGACAAAGACAGTGCATATTGGtttgcatttaattttaaagggAAAGGGTATACTTTCACAAGATTGTGTCAGGGATATTGCGAATCACCAACAATTTACAATGAAGCACTCAGACGAAGTCTTGAAAATTTGACTCTGACACCTGGATCAGCTTTGCTTCAATATGTTGACGAtattttgatttgtgcaaaagatgAAACAACATGTGTGAAAGACACTGTGACCTTGCTGCAACATTTGGCACAGGAAGGTCACAAGGTCAGTAAACCTAAGCTAcaatttgtaaaaaaacaagTCACATTTTTGGGTCATATAATATCTGCAAACAGTAAATCACTGTCTGGAAAACGAGTGCAGGCAATAACTGAGGTACCAAAACCAACCACAAAGAAACAAatgttgtcatttttggggaTGTGCTCTTATTGCAGAACATTCATTCCCAATTATGCGATTCTTGAGCAACCCCTGAGAGCACTGACAACAGGGAAGGAATTGAAGTCATGTGATAAGATTAATTGGACGGGGGAGGCTGAGAAGGCTTTTGCCGACATGAAAGCGCAGCTCGCCACAGCCCCCACATTAGGCCTACCTGTACCAACTAAACCATTTGTCCAAATGGTTGATGAAAAAAATGGGTTTATGTCTTCTGTTCTTTTGCAGCTACATGGAGACAGAATGCGACCAGTGGGTTATTTCTCTGGCAAATTAGATCCAGTAGCAGCAGGCCTGCCGCACTGTCTGAGGGCCGTGGCAGCTGCTGAACAGGCTGTGATGGCCTCTAGAGAATTTGTGGGGTATTCTGACGTGACATTAATGGTTCCGCATGCTGTTTCCATGATTTTGCAGGAACAGAAGACTTCACATTTGTCAACAGCACGATGGCTGAGATATCACACAATTTTGCTGGATATGCCAAACATCACAGTGAAGCGTTGCACAGTGCTGAATCCTGCCACTCTCCTTCCAACAGAGGAGGATGGGGAGGAACATCACTGCTGTTTGACTGCACTCGAACAGATATGTACCCCACGCCCTGACCTTTCGGACACACTGCTCGAAAACAGTGAGCATATCCTGTTTGTGGATGGCTCTGCGTTCAGAGATCCACAGACAGGCCTGAACAAAGTTGGTTACGCGGTGACCACTGAATTCGAAACATTGACATCTGGCACATTGCCATCAAATTTTTCAGCTCAAGCGGCAGAGCTCGTAGCCCTGGCAGAAGCATGCAAGCTCATGGAGGGTAAAAGTGTAACGATTTACACAGATTCACGATACGCGTTCGGGGTTGCGCATGATTTTGGGGCTTTATGGAAACATAGAAATtttttgaaatctgatggcCGGCCAATTCTAAATGCTTCTCTTGTGTCTACTCTTTTAGACGCAATTCTCTTGCCAAAACAACTTGCTATCTGTAAATGCGCAGCGCATACTAACAACAAAGATTTCATTTCAACAGGAAACGCAAGAGCAGATATGGCTGCGAAGGCCGCGGCAGCACGGCAGTCAAAGGAACCAGAATGCATTTTATTATCTGAAACTAACAGAAATGCTTTGACTTCTTTACAGAGTATGCAGGCGTTTGCTACAGTAGCGGAGAAGAACCTGTGGAGACGTTGTGGTTGCAAACTTGAGAATGATGTGTGGATGAGTGTGGATGGCAAGCCTTGTTTACCCCGACATTTTTTCTCTCATTATGCTAAATGCCTCCATGGGCGTGACCATGGAGGCAAAGGGGCTATGGTAAGACAAATGAAAGACATGTGGTTCACGAAGGGCTTTACAGTGGTCGCTGAAAATTTTTGCAACAGATGCGTCATCTGCAACACACACAATGTGGCGAGAGGAGTGAAAATGCCCCTAGCATCTCAACCAGCATCAGAAGGCCCATTTGAGTATCTCATGATGGATTTCATTGAATTGAGTCCGTGTGAGGGAAAGAAATACTGCCTGGTGATGGTTGACATGTGGTCAAAGTGGGTTGAAGTTTTCCCCACCTCCAAACAGGATGCAGCAGCAGTGGCCAAAGCCCTGCTGACTGAAATAATTCCCAGATGGGGAATTCCAAGAAAGATAAGTTCAGACAACGGAACACACTTTGTGAACGAGGCAATAAAACAAGTGGGTCAGTTTTTGGGAATAGATATGAGAACACATTGCAGTTACCATGCTTCTTCAGGGGGGGCAGTGGAACGTGAAAACGCaacaatcaaaaacaaattgGCAAAATGTTGTGAAGACACTGGTCTCACATGGATAAAAGCCTTGCCTATTGTGTTAATGTACATGAGAATGAGAAAAAGAACCAGAGTAAATTTGAGCCCGTTTGAAATTGTTTTTGGACGACCGCCATTCATGGGAATGGAAGGGGGTAAACAACAGCTGCCATCCACAGATTTGTGTGAGCACAATATGCTGAATTACTGCAAAGAAATGTCTTCTCTGTTGTCTGATGTCTGCGTGCAGGTGAAAGCTGCTCAGGGGAAACCGGCTGAGACTCCCTTGCACAACATCAAGCCAGGAGATTACGTGGTGATAAGGGACCTGAGGAGGAAGAGCTGGAAGGCGAAAAGGTGGTTAGGACCATTTGTCGTGCTTCTGACGACACACACCGCCGTCAAGGTAGCTGAGAGAGCGACGTGGGTGCATGCGAGCCATTGCAGAAAGGTCCCACCAGTGATCGGGGAGGAGGAGCCGAGAGGAGAGGAGCAGGAGGCACACGTCTGTGCGGGTAGagatcaaatataa